Sequence from the Priestia megaterium genome:
ACTCTTTATAACGCTGTAACGTTTGTTGAACTTGACGCGCAATTGCATAGTGCTCTTCTCCAACAATTTCAGGAGATAAAGCGCGAGATGTAGATGCTAATGGATCTACCGCAGGGTAAATACCCATCTCTGATAATTTACGCTCTAAGTTTGTTGTTGCATCTAAGTGAGCAAATGTTGTCGCTGGAGCTGGATCCGTATAGTCATCGGCTGGTACGTAAATCGCTTGAATCGATGTTACAGAACCTACGCTTGTTGACGTGATACGCTCTTGAAGCTGACCCATTTCTGTCGCTAATGTTGGCTGATAACCTACTGCTGATGGCATACGGCCAAGTAATGCTGATACTTCTGAACCGGCTTGTGTGAAACGGAAGATATTATCGATAAAGAATAATACGTCTTGACCTTGTTCGTCACGGAAGTATTCTGCCATTGTTAATCCTGTTAATGCAACACGCTGACGTGCACCAGGTGGCTCATTCATTTGTCCAAATACCATAGCCGTCTTCTTAATAACACCAGAATCTGTCATTTCATGGTATAAGTCATTACCTTCACGCGTACGCTCACCTACACCAGCGAATACCGAAATACCGCCGTGCTCTTGAGCAATGTTATTGATTAACTCTTGAATTAATACTGTTTTACCTACACCGGCACCACCGAATAGACCGATTTTTCCACCTTTAATGTAAGGAGCTAATAAGTCCACTACTTTAATACCTGTTTCAAGAATTTCAGCTTGTGTAGATAGATTTTCGAACTTTGGTGCTTGACGGTGGATTGGATCACGACGTGCACCTGCATCGATTGGGGCGTCTAAGTCGATTTTTTCACCTAATACGTTAAATACACGACCTAACGTAACGTCACCAACTGGTACTGAGATTGCTGCACCTGTATCTTCTACTTCTAATCCACGAACTAAGCCGTCAGTGGATGACATTGCTACTGTACGAACTGTGTTATCACCTAAGTGAATCGCAACTTCTAATGTTAATTCGATTGCAACTTCACTTGCACTGCTCGGTTTATGTGAAATTTTAAGGGCGTTATAAATTGCCGGAAGGTGTCCGTTGTCAAACTTTACGTCTACAACTGGACCCATGATTTGAGTAACGCGTCCTTTTGTCATCGTGTTCCCTCCTAACTTGCTTTTCCATTAAACTTTCTATTCTAACGCTGCCGCTCCGCCAACAATTTCCGTAATTTCCTGGGTAATTGCCGCTTGACGTGCACGGTTATATGACAATGTAAGATTATTGATAAGATCTTTTGCGTTGTCTGTTGCACTTTTCATCGCTGTCATACGAGCAGCATGCTCACTTGCTTTTCCATCAAGTAGGCCGCCGTAAATTAAACTCTCTGCATACTGAGGAAGTAATACTTCTAAAATCTCTTCTTGTGATGGTTCAAATTCATAACCAACAAGTTTACCAGAAGGTTGAAGATCTGTTAGAGGCAATAGCTTCTTCTCCGTCACTTCTTGTGAAATCGTATTGATAAAGTGATTGTAGTATAAGTAAAGTTCATCAAACGTACCGTCCGCAAACATTTGAACTGTTTGTGAAGCGATTCCTTGAATGTCGGCAAAAGCTGGCTGATCTGCTAAGCCTGTGATTTCAAGTAAAACCGGAATACCGCGTTTTACGAAGAAATCTCTCCCTACTCGTCCAATTGCAATCACACCGTATTCATCAGGTGATTGATGGCGTTCTTCAATAGCTTGAGATACTTTTCGCAAAATATTACTGTTATATGCTCCTGCTAGACCGCGATCTGAAGTGATTACGATATAACCAGTCTTCTTCACGCTGCGCGCAGTTAACATTGGATGTGAAGCGCCTCTGCTGCCTAGGGCTACGCTTGAGACTACCTCTTGAATTTTTTCCATGTATGGAACAAACGATTTTGCATTTTGTTCCGCTCTATTCAGCTTTGCAGCTGAAACCATTTCCATTGCTTTCGTAATCTGGCTCGTTTTTTTCGTCGATGTGATTCGAGTTTGTATATCACGTAATGATGCCAAAGGTTTCACCACCTTGTTTTAGAAGATCACGTGGTATGAAAGGTGAACAAATGTTCACCTTCACCTTATTGAAAGATTGTCTTAACATACCATGCTGACAATATATTATTCAGATGCAATAAATGTTTTCTTGAATTCTTCAAGTGCTGATTCGAATACGCCAGCTTCAGGAAGGCCACCAGTTGTACGGATTGATTCAAGTACTTCTTTACGGTTTGATTCTAACCATGTTAAGTACTCGTCTTCAAAGCGTGTAATATCTGATACTGGAACATCATCTAAGAAGCCTTTTGTTAATGCGTAAAGCACAGCTACTTGTTTTTCTACGCGAAGCGGTTTGTGTAAACCTTGTTTTAAGATTTCAACTGTACGCGCTCCTCGATTTAATTTTGCTTGAGTTGCTTGGTCAAGATCAGAACCGAACTGAGCAAACGATTCAAGCTCACGATAAGATGCAAGGTCTAGACGCAGTGTACCTGCTACCTTTTTCATCGCTTTAATTTGTGCAGATCCCCCTACACGTGATACAGAAAGACCAGCATTAATCGCAGGACGTACGCCTGAGAAGAATAGATCTGACTGTAAGAAAATTTGTCCGTCTGTAATCGAAATTACGTTCGTTGGGATATAAGCAGATACGTCTCCTGCTTGCGTTTCAATAAATGGAAGAGCTGTTAATGAACCTCCACCTTTTGCGTCCGATAACTTTGCCGCACGCTCTAATAAACGAGAGTGCAGATAGAATACATCCCCTGGATACGCTTCACGACCTGGAGGGCGGCGTAATAGTAATGAAAGTTCACGATAAGCTGATGCTTGTTTTGTTAAGTCATCGTAAATAACAAGTACGTGCTTGCCGTTATACATAAACTCTTCACCCATTGTTACCCCAGCGTATGGTGCTAAGAATAATAGTGGAGCTGGTTGTGAAGCTGATGCTGTTACAACGATTGTGTAATCTAGAGCACCGTGTTTACGTAATGTCTCTACTACGTTACGAACTGTTGATTCTTTTTGGCCAATCGCTACATAGATACATACCATATCTTGATCTTTTTGGTTTAAGATTGTATCGATTGCTACCGATGTTTTACCCGTTTGACGGTCACCGATAATTAACTCACGCTGTCCACGACCGATCGGCACAAGTGCGTCAATCGCCTTGATACCTGTTTGAAGCGGCTCATGTACTGATTTACGATCCATAACGCCAGGTGCAGCACCTTCAATTGGACGTGTTTTTGTTGTTTCTACTGGGCCTAAGCCGTCTACTGGCTGACCTAATGAGTTAACAACACGACCGATTAACTGCTCCCCTACTGGAACTTCCATGATGCGTCCTGTACGGCGAACTTCGTCACCTTCACGAATTTCCGTATATGGTCCTAAAATAATGATACCTACATTGTTTTCTTCTAAGTTTTGTGCCATTCCCATGACACCATTTGAAAATTCAACCAGTTCTCCAGCCATGACATTGTCGAGGCCATGAGCACGTGCGATACCGTCCCCAACTTGGATAACAGTACCTACATCACTCACTTTAATCTCAGACTGATAGTTTTCAATTTGCTGCTTGATCAGCGCACTAATTTCTTCAGCTTTGATGCTCATGAATTTCACCCCTATCTACGATCTATGTGCAAGAAGTCCTCGGTGGATCGTTTCTAATTTGCTGCTAATGCTGCCATCATAGATACGATTACCAATGCGAAGCTTCACGCCGCCGATTAGGCTTTTATCTACTATATTTGAAATATTTAACGTATGTTTTCCAACTTTGGAAGCAAATGATTGCGAGATTGCTCTTTTCTCATCTGCACTTAAAGGTTTGACAGAATAAACAGTTGCATCTGCCACGCCACGTACTTCGTTCGCTAGGAAACGATACTCTTGTACCATTTGGCTAACAATTTGAATGCGGTGACGCTCTAATAATAGAAGAACCGTATGTTGAACAGTTGGTGAAAGTTCAGCAAATGCCTCACTTACAAACTGTTTTTTTCGCTCAATTGTAATTTTTGGATGAGTTAATACATCCATTAATTCAGGTGTTTTAGCAAACACCTCTTCAACGATTTGTAGCTGGTCTTGCATTTCATCGATCATCTGTTTTTCTGTTGCTAATTGAAAAAGAGCTAGTGCATAGCGCTTGGCTACAGCTGGTTGACTCATCGTACATCCCCTACTTCTTGGATATATTCATGAATTAACTTCTCTTGATCTTGTTCAGAAAGTTCTTTTTCAATAACTTTCGACGCAATTAAAACAGATAATGAAGCAACTTGCTCACGTAACGCAGCAACTGCTTGATCTTTTTGCTGTTCGATTTCTTGTTTTGCTGCAGCTTTTAGACGCTCAGACTCTTCGCGTGCTGCCGCAATGATTTCTTCTTTTTTATCTTCTGCAGACTTTCTAGCGTTTTCCATCATTACTTGCACTTCTTGACGAGATTGCTTTAAGATTTCACGCTGCTCTTCAACAAGCTTCTTCGCTTCCTCATTTTGCTTTTCTGCTTCATCAATCTCACCGGCAATATGCTCTTCACGTTTTTTCATGATTCCCATTACAGGACCAAACGCGAATTTTTGAAGTAACGCAAGTAGGATAAGGAACATCACTAATTGGAAAAGAATATCTCCACCATTAATGCCTGCTGCTCCTAACACAAACATGTTCGACACGGCCATGTTCACTCCCTTCAGAGACTCCACATATATAATTTACTTATTAAAGACATAAAGTAATGGCGAAGGTTCTTTTGAATGATCTTCGCCACATGTAACACATTATTATTTACCTTGTACCATGAATGCAATAACTACGGCGATAATTGGAAGCGCCTCAACTAAGGCAACCCCAACGAACATCATTGAAGTTAATGTACCACGTGCTTCTGGTTGGCGAGCTGTGCCTTCAATCGTCTTAGAAACGATAAGACCGTTACCAATACCAGCACCTAGTGCCGCTAAACCAATCGCAATTGCAGATGCTATTAAACCCATTTTATAAAGTCCTCCCTTAATATATATGATTTTGTTTAACTAAGTTTTGTTTTGTCCAAATTGGGTATTACTTGAACAAAGCTTTATAAATTAATGGTCGCTACTCACTTTGTGAGATAAATAAACCATCGTTAACATTGTGAAAATGAAGGCCTGAATTGCGCCTACAAAAATACTGAATCCTTGCCATAAAAGCATTGGAATAGCAGCTCCAATTGTACCTAGGAAGCCTGTTGTTGCTAAACCAGCTAGCAAGCTTAACAAAATTTCCCCAGCATAAATATTACCGTAAAGACGAAGGCCAAGCGTTAACGTATTGGCAAACTCCTCGATAATCTTAAGCGGGAATAAAAATGCCATTGGCTTGAAGTAATCTTTCGTGTATGCAGAGAAACCTCGCATTTTAATACCATAATAATGTGATAGTACAACTACCATAACGGCTAACGTCAGCGTAATTGCTGGATCAGCGGTTGGTGATTTCCACCATAAGTTATGGTCAATCACGATGGCAAATGGAAGACCCAACATATTTGACACAAAAATGTACATAAGTAAAGTTACACCTAGCGTCAAAAAGCGGCCACCTGTTTTCCAATCCATATTGCTATTAACGAGTCCTTTAACAAAATCTAAGACCCATTCAATAAAGTTTTGTGCACCGCTTGGCTTCATAGCAAGAGTACGAGTACATAAAACTGCAATTAAGAATACAATAACAGAAGCTACGGTAACCATAAGCAAGTTACTTTGACTAAAAGTAAGGCCTAGAAACTCTATAGTTGGTGATTCATGACCCAACTGTGTTCACCTCTCTTTCTATCTTCTACGCATATTTTGAACAACTAAATCTATGATAATGACAACATAATACGTCATTAATCCCACAACTACACTAATAATATGAAAGGTTTTTGGATAAGAGATGGTAATCACAACTGCGAGAGCAGCTGTTGCAAATCTTACAACAGTCCCAATTGAACGGGGCTTTTTCCCCTCATCCAACGCCTGTCCAAACTGCTCAAACTTTCTTACTAAGTTCCACAAATTATACAAACTCAGGGCGGTTCCTAAAATTAAACCTGCAAAAACAGCCTTATAACTTGTAAATCCCCAGCCGAGAACGTATAATGCTAACAAATACAATATGTATGAACGAAGTCTTGGAAAAACGTGCTGCAAATCCTGCATGAATTATTAATCTCCTGAAAAAAAATGGTGGACTGTCCGCAGCATCATAAAAACACCTGCTGCTAGCCCTGAAAGAAGGCCTAAAATCAAAAATAGTGGTTCGGTGTCAAGCCATTGATCAGCCCATCTTCCAGAGAATAAGCCAATTAAGACTGAACCTGCTAACTGTGATAGAATGATTGACACTAATGCCATCGCTTGCAAAGGATGACGGTTGCGATCTTTCATAAGCTCATACCCCTTTTGCAAAATTTTCTTTTTTCCGAATTCTCTATCGTTTTTATAGCTCAATATATGATAGAAAGGCAAAAAAAATTGCTAATAAAGGTAAAAACAGCTAATAAAATACGCAGAAATATCAACGGTTTTCACAGGTTGAAAACCTTATCATTTATATTCCCTGTAAGCATACAATAGCGTATATTTAATGTCAATGTGTTTAAGCTAAAAACTTCACAATCTCTTCTTATTGTTCACATTTCTGCCACACATAAAACCTCTTCAAATGAAAACATTTAAAGAGGTTCATTCAATCGTTATTGTACTGTGTACAACCTGCTCTTGTCTATGCTTTTTCACAAATGCAAATATTTGGTACGCTCCCGGTACAAGCGATTCATCAATCGTTATTTTTCGTTTTCTCATGCCTCTTTCTACATCAACGTCAACATCTAAATACGATACAAACTGTAAAGACTGCTTATCAAAAAGAGCAACGCCTAACTGATCTGCTCCTTCAGGCAAAAACAGTTCATAGCTATACGTATTTTTCTCTTTTTCCGCCGCTACTTGCAATCCCATGACACGAGGATAATCTGGAATGCTAACCATGTACATATAAGGAAGCGAAAATGTTTCACGTGAATCATTTATTTCCAAATATCCGTCATATATACCTTTATTTTTAAAACGGGGCTGCACCGATAAAGTGACAGCTATTTCTTTTGTCTGATGGGGTGGCACCGTGACAGGTAATGGAACATCCCAGTTCACTCCTTCATCCCTTTTCGGAACGTTTAAGCGATACGTTTTTGCTTTATCAGACTGGTTATCAATTTTAAATGATAAGACTTTCTTTGATGGGCGTGTAAAAATACCGAAAGATAAAGAAGATGGATAAAATAAAGAGTCTGCTGTGACAGCTTTTGCTATTTGAATTCTCCCGGCTCCTTGTTCATATACGCGATACGTTTGACCGTTTAGCTGCTGCATTACTTTACTTGTGTTCATCAATGAAGCTTTGACTTGTTCAGGAGACCAGTTCGGGTGAGCTTGTAAAATAAGAGCGCACGCTCCAGCTACATGCGGCGCAGCCATACTTGTGCCATGCATGCGTTCATATCCGCCAGGAACTGTACTATTAATGAAGTAACCAGGTGCGACGACGTCCGGCTTGATTCCCCAAGTAGTCGTTACAGGCCCTCTTGAACTGAAAGATGTGAGCAAGTCTTGCACCACTTGCTTGCCAGTGCGTAAGTATGGTTGTTGAGACTGAATGTGTTGATTAATGGTATCACCGCTTTTTTTACTTACCCATATCACTGGAATATTTACTGACTCTTTTAGTTTACCGATTATGCTTTTTTCAGTCGGACTATATAAAATAACGGCTTTTGCTCCTGCCTGTTCAGCTTGTTTAATCTTTTTTTCAACCGCATTTCCTTCTGCTTTTAGCAAAATGACGTTACCCAACGCATGCTTTTGCTCTTTGGAGTATTGTTCATTTATTACACGCAGCGTTTGATTAAACGTCCATGGACGAGACCCTTCTACTGGCGCCATCATAACTTTTTCTTTGTTAAACCCGATTGTTAGAAATTGAACTGTTGTCGGGGAAACAGAAGCGCCAACGGAAATAGCTTTTTCCGCTGTACCTGGAGAGCCCACGGTCCATAAACCTGGACCTGAATTGCCGCTAGATGTGACCGTTACAATTCCTTTTTCAACAGCTCGATCTAACGCTAAGCTTGTTGGTAAATCAGGGCCATTCACATCATTTCCTAATGATAAATTAATAATATCTACATCATCTTGAATTGCTTTTTCGATAGCTAGAATAACACTTTCAGACGTTCCAGCTCCTCCAGGTCCAAGAGCTCGGTATGCGTAGATCTCCGCTTGAGGTGCTACACCTTTAATATTTCCATTTGCTGCAATAATACCAGCTACATGAGTGCCATGCAGAGTAGGCTCTCCTTGCTCCCGAGTTGTTTCCATCGGCTCATAATCTTTATCTATTACATCATACCCTCCCCTGTAGGTTTGTTTTAAATCGGGATGAGAATAATCAACACCCGTATCGATGACGCCTACTTTGATCCCTTTTCCTGTTAAGCGCTGATTATAAGTATCAAATAAGCCTCTTACCTGTTCTGAGCCAATGAAGGTTACGCTATTTTCTTCTGCAACCTGGTAGTTTTTAATAGAATGTGAACTAATAATAGAAGGATTATGAGATAGTTTTTCCAAATCCGAGATGGAGCCGTTTAACGAAAGTCCTGTAAACACCGTGTGAAATTCGCTCTTAATCTTTATATTAGGATAATTTTTTTGTAGCTGACTTTTAAATTTGGCGAATTTTTCTTTTTCAATCATGACAATTATTGATTTTTCCTGATGATTCATTTCTTGTTTTATAGAAGGAAATGTGGGATTGAGCGACATTTGCCCTCCCCCGCTTCCCAATATAAAGCTAATCATTAACCATTTAATCCACATAAAAAAACACCTCTCACACTATCGTGTCTCAAAGAGACACTTTTCATGTGAAAGGTGTTTAGAAATCTTACGAAAGCGGATTAAAAACTTCCGGTCTGTTTTCACGACGGTTGAAATAGTAGCTAATAGCATCACAAATGCGTTTAGAAGCTAAGCCGTCTCCGTAAGGATTCGATGCTTGTGACATTTGCTTATATACGTCTTCATCTATTAACAGCTCTTTTGCTAGCGCATAAATCGTTTCTTCTTCCGTTCCTGCTAGTTTGAGCGTCCCTGCTTCAATTCCTTCCGGTCGCTCTGTTGTATCACGAAGTACCAATACAGGTACGCCTAATGAAGGAGCTTCTTCTTGAACACCGCCCGAATCTGTCAAAATAATATGAGCGCGCTCAGCGAAGTTATGGAAGTCAATTACATCTAACGGTTCAATTAAATGAATGCGTGGGTCATTTCCTAAGATATCGTTTGCTGTTTCTCTAACTACCGGATTCAAATGAACAGGATACACAACTTGCACATCTTCATGTTCATCCACAATACGTTTAACAGCACGGAACATGTTTTTCATTGGTTCGCCTAAATTTTCGCGGCGATGCGCCGTTAATAAGATAAGACGATCATCTCCCAATTTCGTTAACACTTCATGCTCATATGTCTCTTTTACTGTCGTTTTTAACGCATCGATAGCTGTGTTTCCAGTCACAAAGATTCGCTCTTCTTTTTTATTCTCTGCTTGCAAATTAGCTGCAGACTTATCGGTTGGAGCAAAGTGCAAATCAGCAAGAACGCCTGTAAGCTGACGGTTCATTTCTTCCGGATATGGAGAATATTTATTCCATGTGCGCAAACCTGCTTCAACATGTCCCACCTGAATTTGATTATAAAAAGCTGCTAATCCGGCAATAAACGTCGTAGTTGTATCGCCGTGTACAAGTACGATGTCCGGCTTTACTTTTTTCATTACGTCGTCCAAACCTTCTAATCCTCTGGTCGTTACGTCCATAAGGGTTTGGCGATCTTTCATAATGTTCAGATCATAGTCAGGCTGAATGTCAAAAATGCTCAATACTTGGTCTAACATTTCACGGTGCTGAGCCGTTACTGTAACAATCGCTTCGAACTCCTCCGGTCGCTTTTTAAGCTCTAGCACTAGAGGGGCCATTTTAATTGCTTCTGGTCTTGTCCCGAATATCGTCATTACTTTAATTGGCTGCTTCATGTTCATCACCCGAATCTACAAATTATTTTGTACCGAATAAACGATCTCCTGCATCACCTAAACCTGGAACAATATATCCATGGTCATTTAGTTTTTCATCTAATGCCGCAATGTAAATATCTACGTCAGGGTGTGCTTCTTTTACGATTTCCACGCCTTCAGGAGCAGCAATTAAACACATAAATTTAATGTTTTTAGCGCCTCTTTTTTTAAGAGAGTTGATTGCTTCTACAGCTGACCCTCCTGTTGCAAGCATAGGATCTACTACAATAAAGTCACGCTCTTCTACATCATTAGGCAGCTTTACATAATATTCAACAGGCTGTAATGTTTCTGGATCACGATATAAGCCAACGTGTCCAACTTTGGCAGCTGGCATTAGTTTTAAAAATCCATCTACCATGCCGATACCAGCACGAAGAATTGGAACGATACCAAGCTTTTTCCCTGCAATAACTTTTGACTTTGTTTTGCAAACCGGTGTTTCAATTTCAACATCTTCTAGCGGTAAATCACGTGTCGCTTCAAAAGCCATTAAGCTTGCCACTTCATCAACTAATTCACGAAACTCTTTCGTTCCCGTTTTTACATCGCGTATGTAAGTTAATTTGTGTTGAATAAGCGGGTGATCAAATACGTATACTTTGCCCATTGATATCTCTCCTTATATATAAAGATGTACACATTAAAATACCATTCAACGAATTGAATGGTACGTACTAGTAAAAACATATCTCTTGCTAATTAAATTTATACATTGCATTCATTTTACAGAAAAAAGTTTTTGAGTTCAAGCATTATTCAAAAAATGATTGAATTGCTACCACTTTCTCCATAAAAAAACAGGCACAAAGGCCTGTCTCTCTTAAAGTGATTTATACATTTCAAACTTGCTTGTTAAAGCTTCAACGCGTGTTTTAGCTTCAGCTAACTTTTCTTCATCTTCAATATTTTTAAGCGTTAATCCGATGATAGAAGCAATTTCATCCATCTCTTCTAAGCCAAATCCGCGAGTTGTAACCGCAGCTGTACCAATACGGATACCGCTTGTTACAAATGGGCTTTGCTCATCATAAGGAATTGTATTTTTGTTTGTTGTAATACCTACATCATCAAGTGCTTTTTCAGCTACTTTACCTGTCAAATTCATTGAGCTTACGTCGATTAACACAAGGTGATTGTCTGTTCCTTCAGATACAAGAGCAAATCCTTCTTTCTTTAATCCTTCTGCTAAACGGTTAGCATTGTCGATGATATTTTGAGCATAGTGCTTAAACTCATCTTGCAATGCTTCACCAAATGCTACTGCTTTTGCAGCGATAACGTGCATCAATGGACCACCTTGAATACCAGGGAAGATTGACTTATCAATCTTTTTCGCAAATTCTTCTTTACATAAAATCATACCGCCGCGTGGTCCGCGTAGTGTTTTATGTGTTGTAGTTGTAACGAAATGAGCATGTGGCACAGGATTTTGATGAAGTCCTGCAGCTACTAGACCAGCAATGTGAGCCATGTCTACCATTAAATAAGCGCCTACTTCATCAGCGATTTCACGGAAACGCTTGAAGTCGATTGCGCGTGGATATGCGCTTGCACCAGCCACAATTAATTTTGGTTTATGTGTACGAGCTTTTTCTAATACATCATCGTAGTTAATACGATGTGTTTCACGATCTACACCATATTCGATGAAATTGTACTGAACACCACTAAAGTTAACAGGACTTCCGTGCGTTAAGTGACCGCCGTGCGATAAATTCATACCAAGTACTGTGTCTCCAGCCTCTAAAACAGTGAAGTATACAGCCATGTTTGCTTGTGCACCTGAGTGAGGTTGAACGTTCACGTGCTCTGCTCCGAAAATTTCTTTTGCACGATCACGAGCTAAGTCTTCTACTACGTCCACGTGTTCACAACCGCCGTAGTAACGTTTAGCTGGATAGCCTTCAGCATATTTATTTGTTAAAACTGAACCTTGTGCTTCCATTACCGCTGTTGTTACAAAGTTTTCTGAAGCAATTAGCTCAATCTTAGTACGTTGTCTTTGTAATTCATCCTTGATCGCATTATAAACTGCTGGATCTTGTTGCATTAGTTGTTTCTCCATCAAAATCCTCTCCTCGTTTCGTATTCGCAATGTTCGTTATTTGTTAATTCAACTACATTGTAACATGATTTATTTAGAATAAAAAAGAAAAAATGTGTATTATTTTAATATATTTAATTACGAAAGTTCGTAAAACGCTCTCATTCCACCAATTAGTTTTGGACGCGTCTTTGCTAAAGTAACATGAGCGTGTCCAACTGCGTTTAACGTACAACGAACGGGTACTGCGACATGCTTTAAATGCATACCAATGAATGTATCTCCAATATCAATACCGGCATCAGCTTTAATAAACTCTACCAAAACAGGATCTTTAAGCTGGCCATAGGCCTGTGTAGCCATCGCTCCACCTGCTTTATGAATAGGAACAACACTAACCATTTCTAAACGCTCTTTGCGAGCTAATTCTCGTTCTACTACCAGTGCTCGATTGAGATGTTCACAGCATTGAAATGCTAAGTTGACACCCGTTTTTTTTCGAAAATCTGCTAGTGTATCAAAAATCATTTCTGCGACTTCCATTGCGCCTGCGGTTCCTATTTTTTCACCAATTACCTCGCTTGTACTGCATCCAATGACAAGTGTATGTTCTGAAGACAACTGCACTTGTGCTAAAAAATCAGATAAAACTGTTTCCAACTGCTCTTTCCATTTCGTAAGTTCAGACACGTTTTTCTTCCTTTCTTTCATTGAATACGTTCACATTATACAGTTACTGTTGCATCGCTTTGCTGCTCGTACTGTTTAATTTTATTCACGCGATTTTCATGTCGACCGCCTTCAAATTCTGTCATTAACCAAATTTTCGCAATTTCACGTGCAAGTCCCGGCCCAATGACACGTTCACCCATTGCCAGAATGTTGCTATCATTATGTTCTCTTGTCGCTTTTGCACTGAACGTATCATGCACTAGAGCGCAGCGAATTCCTTTTACTTTATTAGCTGCTATACTCATACCGATGCCTGTTCCACAAATAAGAATGCCTCGACTTACTTCTTGGCTCGCCACTTTTTGAGCAACAGGAAGTGCATAATCCGGATAGTCTACAGACGCTGTGCATTCACACCCTAAATCCACATATTCAATATTTAATTCTTCCATTAAAGAGATAATTTCCTGTCGCAAATTTATACCGCCGTGGTCAGATGCAATAGCTATTTTCATCTTTGTTTCCTCCTCATACATACCTTCGTCTTATATTAAATTTCTGTTCATTTTAATCCAGCAAAAATTTATGGGACCTTCTATAATTTGTCGACTATTTTGTTAATCATACGCTCTAACTCTTCTAAAGTCTGTTCGTACGTCTGTAATGATCCGCCAAACGGATCAGATACTTCACCTTGCTCGTCGGCAAATTCTTTTAGCGTAAATAATTTATCACTTACGTATGGAGCTTGGTTCAAAATCAACATTTTATGCTGCTCCGTCATCGTAAAAATATAAGTAGCCCACATCAATTGTTCTTCCGTTAATGCTGCCGAAGCATGAGAACAAGCTATGCCTTTCTGGTGAAGGGCAACTTGTGCATGAACAGAAGCTTCACTTCCATTTGAAGCGAATACGCCTGCAGACTTCACGT
This genomic interval carries:
- the glyA gene encoding serine hydroxymethyltransferase, giving the protein MEKQLMQQDPAVYNAIKDELQRQRTKIELIASENFVTTAVMEAQGSVLTNKYAEGYPAKRYYGGCEHVDVVEDLARDRAKEIFGAEHVNVQPHSGAQANMAVYFTVLEAGDTVLGMNLSHGGHLTHGSPVNFSGVQYNFIEYGVDRETHRINYDDVLEKARTHKPKLIVAGASAYPRAIDFKRFREIADEVGAYLMVDMAHIAGLVAAGLHQNPVPHAHFVTTTTHKTLRGPRGGMILCKEEFAKKIDKSIFPGIQGGPLMHVIAAKAVAFGEALQDEFKHYAQNIIDNANRLAEGLKKEGFALVSEGTDNHLVLIDVSSMNLTGKVAEKALDDVGITTNKNTIPYDEQSPFVTSGIRIGTAAVTTRGFGLEEMDEIASIIGLTLKNIEDEEKLAEAKTRVEALTSKFEMYKSL
- a CDS encoding TIGR01440 family protein codes for the protein MSELTKWKEQLETVLSDFLAQVQLSSEHTLVIGCSTSEVIGEKIGTAGAMEVAEMIFDTLADFRKKTGVNLAFQCCEHLNRALVVERELARKERLEMVSVVPIHKAGGAMATQAYGQLKDPVLVEFIKADAGIDIGDTFIGMHLKHVAVPVRCTLNAVGHAHVTLAKTRPKLIGGMRAFYELS
- the rpiB gene encoding ribose 5-phosphate isomerase B; this encodes MKIAIASDHGGINLRQEIISLMEELNIEYVDLGCECTASVDYPDYALPVAQKVASQEVSRGILICGTGIGMSIAANKVKGIRCALVHDTFSAKATREHNDSNILAMGERVIGPGLAREIAKIWLMTEFEGGRHENRVNKIKQYEQQSDATVTV
- a CDS encoding low molecular weight protein arginine phosphatase, whose amino-acid sequence is MKNILFVCTGNTCRSPMAEALLKAKEIDGINVKSAGVFASNGSEASVHAQVALHQKGIACSHASAALTEEQLMWATYIFTMTEQHKMLILNQAPYVSDKLFTLKEFADEQGEVSDPFGGSLQTYEQTLEELERMINKIVDKL